In one Candidatus Poribacteria bacterium genomic region, the following are encoded:
- a CDS encoding glycosyltransferase family 4 protein yields the protein MQGSTLETLLNICAFQNVGDTLVVKASWVKEWLMECGVSGRNVRVIPNGINVGKPMCQHLAKQYAAALFEKPIFAQQPVVGLISGFEPNYAAKLISAFARANPHLSIFVYDPFLAEHYTNPPSNVVMFSVDDDETHSILPIFFQALDLVCFPAIPGTPLSLVLEAMAYGTPCIAMTQYGLPPEVAGAGAVVKSEWRGFGNFHVSMSELSQAINQWLKPSHTRTECENVAKGLAQKFTWEKVAQEIVQCFEEGHQQSANAFRRERNVSPLVFCRRYDPGSGTTESSVYRAASNRYDCLKTALIEMLAEEHTPAEIEAVFRHFQGKGFTSVANEFVLEMGS from the coding sequence TTGCAAGGTTCAACACTTGAAACACTTTTGAACATTTGTGCTTTTCAAAATGTAGGCGACACGCTGGTTGTCAAAGCCTCGTGGGTAAAGGAGTGGCTTATGGAATGTGGTGTGTCGGGAAGAAACGTTCGTGTGATTCCGAATGGTATCAACGTTGGTAAACCGATGTGCCAGCACTTGGCGAAGCAATATGCCGCCGCTCTCTTTGAAAAACCGATATTTGCACAACAGCCCGTCGTAGGGTTAATTTCTGGATTTGAACCCAATTATGCTGCAAAACTGATTTCGGCATTTGCTCGTGCCAATCCACATCTTTCGATTTTTGTCTACGATCCGTTCTTGGCGGAACATTACACGAATCCACCAAGCAACGTGGTAATGTTCAGCGTAGATGATGATGAGACGCATTCCATATTACCTATCTTCTTTCAAGCACTCGATCTCGTCTGTTTCCCTGCGATTCCGGGAACACCGCTTTCGTTGGTTTTAGAGGCGATGGCATATGGCACGCCATGTATTGCTATGACGCAATATGGACTTCCACCGGAGGTAGCAGGTGCTGGTGCTGTTGTGAAATCGGAGTGGCGTGGTTTTGGCAATTTCCATGTCTCAATGTCGGAGTTGTCGCAGGCAATAAATCAATGGTTAAAACCCTCTCATACACGCACCGAATGCGAAAACGTTGCCAAGGGTTTGGCTCAAAAATTCACTTGGGAAAAAGTAGCACAAGAAATCGTTCAGTGCTTTGAAGAGGGGCATCAGCAAAGCGCGAATGCCTTTAGAAGAGAAAGAAATGTGTCTCCGCTGGTTTTCTGCCGTCGGTATGATCCGGGGTCTGGAACCACCGAGTCCAGTGTGTACCGAGCGGCGAGCAATAGATATGACTGTCTTAAAACCGCTTTGATAGAAATGTTAGCGGAAGAGCATACACCTGCTGAAATCGAGGCAGTTTTCAGACATTTCCAAGGGAAAGGCTTCACTTCCGTAGCGAATGAATTCGTCTTGGAAATGGGTTCCTGA